A DNA window from Ornithodoros turicata isolate Travis chromosome 10, ASM3712646v1, whole genome shotgun sequence contains the following coding sequences:
- the LOC135371243 gene encoding Na(+)/citrate cotransporter-like encodes MLWNNVVRAAIKMWRKILMVAIPIMFLPFLNVSENGQMWKCAYVVLIMSLYWIVEPIPLGATSMIPVALLPLLGLMRTEEICDFYMNETNMMFIGTLTMAIAIEHSNLHQRLALKTLCLTGAGIRRLVLGLMLISMFLAIWINNVAITAMMMPVVDSLVVELFGKKEAEGEECNDVMTEKMSLKCVEAKQNGYAKVPTSEKELVAYQEECCPAEEVLSSPSEVDGITIEQCRKRIRVLFYLSVVYGANTGAITTITSAPSNIIFKFVIEDLYKDRAPVDYASWMFFAIPITVLSTVLFYFAIIALFFWKRPEMDRCCTSGSDIIRQNYKALGPIRFHEVAVGSLFLLLVFLWIFRDPMFAKGWATYFGAVKPKDATAAMMVVVLLFMIPAQPTDIVRSPPLVSWRLVQAKLQWSVILLVGSGFALAESTRVCGLSQKIGHFLGGLGHLQPFVLMIVLAVICSVISEVICNAGLVTLLLPIFATLAEDLNINPLLLMVPATITSNFCFILPVGTPANTIAYEHAHLKISDMVLPGFVVKLITMFVTVIVTYALGDAVFGMFENPEWVVENTVHLTGTLLNSTLHQT; translated from the exons ATGTTGTGGAACAATGTTGTTCGAGCCGCCATTAAGATGTGGAGGAAGATTCTCATGGTGGCCATACCAATTATGTTCCTTCCCTTCCTGAATGTGTCTGAAAACGGTCAG ATGTGGAAATGTGCGTACGTGGTCCTGATCATGTCCTTGTACTGGATCGTCGAGCCCATACCGCTAGGAGCTACGTCTATGATTCCAGTGGCACTCCTTCCGCTGTTAGGACTCATGAGAACGGAAGAAATATGCGACTTCTACATGAAT GAGACCAACATGATGTTTATCGGAACTCTGACAATGGCGATTGCCATCGAACATTCGAACCTGCACCAAAGGCTAGCGCTGAAGACGCTTTGTCTTACAGGAGCTGGCATACGGCG GTTGGTTTTAGGGTTGATGCTCATCTCTATGTTCTTGGCAATCTGGATCAACAACGTGGCTATCACGGCCATGATGATGCCGGTGGTCGACTCTCTCGTAGTCGAGCTTTTCGGAAAAAAGGAAGCAGAGGGTGAAGAGTGCAACGACGTGATGACCGAGAAGATGT CTCTTAAATGCGTGGAAGCGAAGCAAAACGGCTACGCCAAAGTGCCAACTTCAGAGAAGGAGCTTGTGGCATACCAGGAAGAATGTTG CCCCGCGGAAGAGGTATTATCATCTCCTTCAGAGGTCGACGGCATCACGATTGAGCAGTGCAGGAAACGGATAAGGGTCCTGTTCTACCTTAGCGTTGTATACGGAGCCAACACTGGGGCAATAACGACCATAACGAGTGCTCCGTCCAATATTATCTTCAAGTTCGTTATCGAAGA CCTCTACAAGGACAGGGCACCGGTGGACTACGCATCCTGGATGTTTTTCGCCATTCCCATCACTGTGCTGAGCACAGTATTGTTCTATTTCGCGATCATCGCCCTCTTCTTCTGGAAAAG GCCCGAAATGGATCGGTGCTGTACCTCTGGAAGCGACATCATCCGACAGAACTACAAGGCTCTGGGACCCATAAG GTTTCACGAAGTGGCTGTTGGATCTCTCTTTCTCCTGTTGGTCTTTCTGTGGATCTTCAGAGATCCCATGTTTGCGAAAGGCTGGGCTACGTACTTCGGCGCCGT GAAACCCAAGGACGCCACTGCCGCCATGATGGTAGTGGTGCTCCTCTTCATGATCCCGGCGCAGCCAACAGACATCGTACGGTCCCCTCCTCTTGTGTCATGGCGGCTGGTTCAAGCCAAGCTACAGTGGAGTGTTATACTGCTTGTCGGAAGCGGATTTGCACTGGCTGAGTCCACTCGA GTTTGTGGCCTGTCTCAGAAAATCGGACATTTCCTCGGAGGTTTGGGTCACCTTCAACCGTTTGTGCTTATGATAGTCCTGGCCGTCATATGCTCCGTCATATCCGAAGTTATCTGCAATGCTGGACTAGTAACGCTTCTGCTACCTATATTTGCAACACTG GCTGAAGATCTGAACATCAACCCCTTGCTTCTTATGGTTCCTGCTACCATCACCAGCAACTTCTGCTTTATACTCCCGGTCGGGACGCCGGCAAATACCATTGCGTATGAGCATGCCCACCTAAAAATATCGGATATG